Proteins encoded in a region of the Longimicrobium sp. genome:
- a CDS encoding ABC transporter ATP-binding protein — translation MSTMVTAPPRPLATLPAFAGEVWRMMPRRIAAALGLSLAVSACEAAGVLVLVELLGTVGVAVPAGSVGRLGGVVRDLFGAAGARPTLGAVLLLYVGVMAAQAAVQRGQTLAAWRVQSDVALGLRRRLYAAISAARWLHFTRVRSSDLVQALTTEADRAATAAAHLLNGVVNALVALVYLALALRVSAGASLAALACGGALIVLLRSQGRRARSAGEGVTDAMGEVVSAATEHLQGMKAVKSYGAEERTVAIFSAAAGEAAGHYVRAVRVYADTRALSTAGSVAMLAAVTFVAVEGLGLRGAVAILLIFLFARLVPRLQNLQQVHQMVLHDLPAWANLRARLDALEAERERLSPTAPVHALAEGVRFEGVSFAYPETGRDAVSGLDLWVEARRTTGVVGPSGSGKTTVADLVMGLVRPRAGRIVVDGRELDEEWLRGWREGIGYVAQETVLFHDTVLANLRWARPEATEAEVWEALRAAAAEEFVRALPGGLETVVGDRGLRLSGGERQRLALARALLRRPALLILDEATSALDTGNERRIRDAIAALHGRVTILLITHRLSSVRGADAIHVMEGGRLVESGDWASLLARPGGRFRELWRSQEAEAAEPSPEPSTAANP, via the coding sequence ATGAGCACGATGGTGACGGCCCCGCCGCGCCCGCTGGCCACGCTCCCCGCCTTCGCGGGCGAGGTGTGGCGGATGATGCCCCGCCGCATCGCCGCGGCGCTCGGGCTCTCGCTGGCCGTCTCCGCCTGCGAGGCGGCGGGCGTGCTGGTGCTGGTGGAGCTGCTGGGGACGGTGGGCGTGGCCGTCCCCGCCGGCTCCGTGGGCCGGCTGGGCGGGGTGGTGCGCGACCTCTTCGGCGCCGCCGGCGCGCGGCCGACGCTCGGCGCCGTGCTCCTGCTGTACGTGGGGGTGATGGCGGCGCAGGCGGCGGTGCAGCGCGGGCAGACGCTCGCCGCCTGGCGGGTGCAGTCCGACGTGGCGCTCGGGCTGCGGCGCCGGCTGTACGCGGCGATCTCGGCCGCGCGCTGGCTGCACTTCACCCGCGTGCGCTCGTCCGACCTGGTGCAGGCGCTCACCACCGAGGCCGACCGCGCCGCCACCGCCGCCGCGCACCTGCTGAACGGCGTGGTCAACGCGCTGGTGGCGCTGGTCTACCTGGCGCTGGCGCTGCGCGTCTCGGCCGGCGCCAGCCTGGCGGCGCTCGCCTGCGGGGGCGCGCTGATCGTGCTGCTGAGGAGCCAGGGGCGGCGCGCGCGCTCCGCGGGCGAGGGGGTGACGGACGCGATGGGCGAGGTGGTCTCGGCCGCCACCGAGCACCTGCAGGGGATGAAGGCGGTGAAGAGCTACGGCGCCGAGGAGCGCACGGTGGCGATCTTCTCCGCCGCCGCGGGCGAGGCGGCCGGCCACTACGTGCGGGCGGTGCGCGTCTACGCCGACACCCGCGCCCTCTCCACCGCCGGCTCGGTGGCGATGCTGGCGGCGGTCACCTTCGTGGCGGTGGAGGGGCTGGGACTGCGCGGCGCGGTGGCGATCCTGCTGATCTTCCTCTTCGCCCGGCTGGTGCCGCGGCTGCAGAACCTGCAACAGGTCCACCAGATGGTGCTGCACGACCTGCCGGCGTGGGCCAACCTGCGCGCCCGCCTGGACGCGCTGGAGGCAGAGCGCGAGCGGCTCTCGCCCACGGCGCCGGTGCACGCGCTGGCCGAGGGGGTGCGCTTCGAGGGCGTCTCCTTCGCCTACCCGGAGACCGGGCGCGACGCCGTCTCGGGGCTGGACCTGTGGGTCGAGGCGCGGCGGACGACGGGCGTGGTGGGCCCCTCGGGGTCGGGGAAGACCACGGTGGCCGACCTGGTGATGGGGCTGGTGCGCCCGCGCGCCGGGCGGATCGTGGTGGACGGGCGCGAACTGGACGAGGAGTGGCTGCGCGGCTGGCGCGAGGGGATCGGGTACGTGGCGCAGGAGACGGTGCTCTTCCACGACACGGTGCTGGCCAACCTGCGCTGGGCGCGGCCGGAGGCCACGGAGGCCGAGGTGTGGGAGGCGCTGCGGGCGGCCGCGGCGGAGGAGTTCGTGCGGGCGCTGCCCGGGGGGCTGGAGACGGTGGTGGGCGACCGGGGGCTGCGCCTCTCCGGCGGCGAGCGGCAGCGGCTGGCGCTGGCCCGCGCGCTGCTGCGCCGCCCGGCGCTGCTGATCCTGGACGAGGCCACCAGCGCGCTCGACACCGGGAACGAGCGGCGGATCCGCGACGCCATCGCCGCGCTGCACGGCCGGGTGACGATCCTGCTGATCACCCACCGCCTCTCCAGCGTGCGCGGCGCCGACGCCATCCACGTGATGGAGGGCGGCCGCCTGGTGGAGTCGGGCGACTGGGCCTCGCTCCTGGCCCGCCCCGGCGGCCGCTTCCGCGAGCTGTGGCGGAGCCAGGAGGCGGAAGCGGCGGAGCCGTCCCCCGAGCCGTCGACCGCTGCGAACCCGTAG